A region from the Desulfoglaeba alkanexedens ALDC genome encodes:
- a CDS encoding J domain-containing protein yields MLVVEESTVYLRKVRFQDGWHYVLRESFWSGGGWMHRDLMDLGDDPEAYIVYPGGNGFYFKPELEEALEAKGVQWETNDLEEVFLPFLDPHIRRIVTMFRAGAAPSRWAGCSQEELLEHQKGLHAFDKRRLHYLRCGRVDIGKLDDRPWKFLNVLLEKSRDEIEHVFESMEAQLRPHEVRPYLFTALHLQSYFPQHLLKNQPAALDPEKVDDYFLEEICHLNADPAYLKGLPRRSGGRLHPYLVRYVILYFDHTFTAEALWNDTLRGFIGSRGFYQPPRPSAAMPVPDACRILGISGEEFETMSVRDLARCFKRRAMAHHPDTGGDHEAFIRTTRAYEELLLRKGRSRR; encoded by the coding sequence ATGCTCGTGGTTGAGGAGTCGACGGTGTATCTTCGAAAGGTGAGATTCCAAGACGGATGGCATTACGTTCTTCGGGAGTCCTTCTGGAGCGGCGGCGGCTGGATGCATCGGGACCTGATGGATCTGGGAGACGACCCTGAAGCATACATCGTTTATCCAGGGGGAAACGGCTTCTATTTCAAACCGGAACTGGAAGAGGCCCTGGAAGCGAAGGGCGTTCAATGGGAAACGAACGACCTGGAAGAGGTTTTCCTGCCCTTTCTGGATCCCCACATCCGCCGCATCGTCACCATGTTCCGGGCCGGAGCGGCACCCAGCCGATGGGCGGGCTGTTCTCAGGAAGAACTGCTGGAGCACCAGAAAGGTCTTCATGCTTTCGACAAGCGCCGCCTCCATTATCTGAGGTGCGGACGGGTGGACATCGGCAAACTGGACGACCGCCCCTGGAAGTTTCTAAACGTTTTGCTGGAAAAGAGCCGGGACGAAATCGAACATGTCTTTGAAAGCATGGAGGCTCAGCTGCGCCCTCACGAGGTGAGGCCCTACCTCTTCACCGCCCTTCACCTGCAGTCCTATTTCCCGCAGCATCTCCTCAAAAACCAGCCGGCGGCTCTGGACCCCGAAAAGGTGGACGACTATTTCTTGGAAGAAATCTGCCACCTCAATGCCGACCCAGCCTACCTCAAGGGCCTGCCCCGCCGGTCAGGCGGACGGCTCCACCCTTACCTGGTCCGCTATGTCATCCTCTACTTCGACCACACCTTCACGGCGGAAGCCCTTTGGAACGACACCCTCCGCGGATTCATCGGAAGCCGAGGCTTCTATCAGCCGCCCCGTCCGTCCGCCGCCATGCCGGTTCCGGACGCGTGCCGGATTCTAGGTATTTCAGGCGAGGAATTCGAAACCATGAGCGTTCGGGATTTGGCGCGGTGCTTCAAGCGACGGGCCATGGCCCATCACCCCGACACGGGTGGCGACCATGAAGCTTTCATTCGAACGACCCGCGCCTACGAAGAACTGCTCCTTCGAAAGGGGCGCAGCCGGCGCTGA